The proteins below are encoded in one region of Campylobacter rectus:
- a CDS encoding NADP-dependent isocitrate dehydrogenase, protein MSDIVYTRTDESPLFASYSLFPILQAFLRAGGIEIAQADIGLAARIIAAFNDKLPPDLRVNDDLEMLRNLTQEKRANIIKLPNISASLPQLNAAIAELRAKGYDLPPYPSDPKTPEEKDAAARYAKVLGSAVNPVLREGNSDRRCVGAVKRYARENPYKITPFEKDSKTEVAYMKGGDFYSSERSISFETDENLRVEFISKSGEKRVLKENLAVEKGDIIDASFMSASKLDTFINEQIADAKAKNLLFSVHLKASMMKVSDPVIFGHFVKIFFSEVFEEFAGELKSVNVSENNGLKDIFARILNLPQATQEKIKAKFEEIYANRPNLAMVNSAAGVTNLHVPSDVIIDASMPAMMKNGGKMWDKEGIARETKAVIPDKTYAVVYEAAIADIKANGALDPAKIGSVSNVGLMAKKAEEYGSHDKTFVMSEAGEARVLNAKDEILFKFELEKGDIFRMTQAKDVAVRNWVELALKRAKITGQKAIFWLDENRAHDREILKKVRAQLDSADTDGLDIEILSPAVACKKSLEIMRRGEDCISVTGNVLRDYLTDLFPILELETSAKMLSIVPLLEGGSIFETGAGGSAPRLAEQLLEQNHLSWDSLGEFLALGASLEQLASFKQSPEAQILADALNAAAQRYLKENKVPRFEVGQLDTRTSHFYIALYWASELAASGTQLGDKFKLVAQNLAQNESAIVAQINAAQGRKVDIGGYYKPDDKKASAAMRPSATFNQILQNQIL, encoded by the coding sequence ATGAGCGACATCGTCTATACTAGAACCGACGAATCCCCGCTGTTTGCTAGCTACTCGTTGTTTCCGATCTTGCAGGCGTTTTTGCGCGCGGGCGGTATAGAGATAGCCCAGGCCGACATTGGGCTAGCCGCGCGGATCATCGCCGCTTTTAACGACAAGCTGCCGCCTGATCTGCGAGTGAACGACGACCTTGAGATGCTGCGAAATTTGACGCAAGAAAAGCGCGCGAATATAATCAAACTACCAAATATCTCTGCAAGCTTGCCTCAGCTAAACGCTGCCATCGCCGAGCTTCGCGCTAAGGGCTACGATCTACCCCCGTACCCCTCAGATCCAAAAACGCCGGAGGAAAAAGACGCGGCCGCCAGATACGCCAAAGTGCTAGGAAGCGCTGTAAATCCGGTGCTGCGCGAGGGTAACTCCGACCGCAGATGCGTCGGTGCGGTAAAACGCTACGCCCGCGAAAACCCATATAAAATCACCCCTTTTGAAAAAGATAGCAAAACCGAAGTCGCCTATATGAAAGGCGGAGATTTTTACTCCTCCGAGCGTTCGATTAGCTTTGAAACGGATGAAAATTTACGCGTCGAATTTATCTCAAAAAGCGGCGAAAAACGCGTGCTAAAAGAAAATTTAGCGGTAGAAAAAGGCGATATAATCGACGCTAGTTTTATGAGCGCTAGTAAGCTAGACACCTTTATAAATGAGCAAATTGCGGACGCGAAAGCTAAAAATTTGCTCTTTAGCGTGCACTTAAAAGCCTCGATGATGAAGGTGAGCGATCCCGTGATTTTCGGGCATTTCGTGAAGATTTTTTTCTCGGAAGTTTTTGAGGAGTTCGCAGGCGAGCTAAAAAGCGTAAACGTAAGCGAAAACAACGGGCTAAAAGACATTTTTGCGCGGATTTTAAATTTACCTCAAGCTACGCAGGAAAAAATCAAAGCCAAATTTGAGGAAATTTACGCAAATAGGCCAAATTTAGCGATGGTAAATTCTGCCGCAGGCGTTACAAATTTACACGTGCCTAGCGACGTTATCATCGATGCTTCGATGCCCGCGATGATGAAAAACGGCGGCAAAATGTGGGACAAAGAGGGCATAGCCAGGGAAACCAAAGCCGTGATACCCGATAAAACCTACGCCGTGGTTTATGAAGCAGCGATCGCGGATATCAAGGCAAACGGCGCGCTAGATCCTGCTAAAATCGGCAGCGTCTCAAACGTCGGACTGATGGCTAAAAAGGCCGAGGAGTACGGCAGCCACGATAAGACCTTCGTGATGAGCGAAGCGGGCGAGGCGCGCGTGCTAAATGCAAAAGATGAAATTTTATTTAAATTTGAGTTAGAAAAAGGCGATATATTTAGGATGACGCAGGCTAAAGACGTCGCCGTGCGAAACTGGGTCGAGCTAGCGCTCAAACGCGCGAAAATCACGGGACAAAAGGCGATATTTTGGCTGGATGAAAACAGGGCTCACGACCGAGAAATCCTAAAAAAAGTAAGAGCGCAGCTAGATAGTGCGGATACCGACGGGCTTGATATAGAGATATTGTCTCCCGCGGTCGCTTGCAAAAAGTCGCTTGAGATCATGAGGCGCGGCGAGGACTGCATCAGCGTCACGGGCAACGTCCTGCGCGACTATCTGACCGATCTTTTCCCGATCTTGGAGCTTGAAACCAGCGCCAAGATGCTTTCTATCGTACCCCTACTGGAGGGCGGAAGTATCTTTGAGACGGGAGCGGGAGGCAGCGCACCTAGGCTCGCCGAACAGCTGCTGGAGCAAAATCACCTAAGCTGGGATAGCCTGGGCGAGTTTTTGGCTCTGGGCGCTAGTCTCGAGCAGTTAGCTAGCTTTAAGCAAAGCCCTGAGGCGCAAATTTTAGCTGACGCGCTAAATGCGGCCGCCCAGCGCTATCTAAAAGAAAACAAGGTCCCGCGGTTTGAGGTCGGGCAGCTAGATACGCGCACGAGCCATTTTTATATCGCGCTTTACTGGGCGAGCGAGCTTGCCGCTAGCGGTACGCAGCTGGGCGATAAATTTAAACTCGTCGCCCAAAATCTCGCGCAAAACGAGAGCGCGATAGTGGCCCAAATAAATGCGGCGCAAGGACGAAAGGTCGATATCGGCGGATACTATAAGCCGGATGATAAAAAGGCGAGCGCGGCGATGAGGCCGAGCGCGACGTTTAATCAAATTTTGCAAAATCAAATTTTATAA
- the mltG gene encoding endolytic transglycosylase MltG — translation MTNIKTAGIKMRQIFFIISEMIFIFFLSFLVYLSCPVSVSEVIFVPQGSTLGIISYLSEKNTDANKIDAVILRVMGHVQAGWIDLGAAKLSKLDFLYKLTTAKAALTQITLIPGETTAVFLQEVAKKLNLSEAKLNEFYSKFAPLEDGFLVPETYKVPLGINEEQLAAHLVNLSKKSHEKTATELLGNYDEKRWSEYLVTASVVQKEAANEDEMPLVASVIQNRLKKGMKLQMDGTLNYGLHSHETVTAERIRSDKSKFNTYLNEGLPPSPVCTVGLAAIRAAIRPAQSEFLYFVRDKKTGKHKFSATYEEHVGAINSQK, via the coding sequence ATGACGAATATCAAAACCGCGGGGATCAAAATGCGCCAAATTTTCTTCATTATCAGCGAGATGATTTTCATATTTTTTCTGAGCTTTCTTGTTTATCTTAGCTGCCCGGTGAGCGTGAGCGAGGTCATTTTCGTGCCTCAGGGCAGCACGCTTGGGATTATATCATATCTAAGCGAAAAAAATACGGACGCGAATAAAATAGATGCCGTGATCTTGCGCGTTATGGGGCACGTGCAAGCAGGCTGGATAGACCTGGGTGCGGCAAAGCTTAGCAAGCTTGATTTTTTATATAAACTCACGACCGCAAAGGCTGCTCTAACGCAGATAACGCTGATTCCGGGCGAAACGACGGCCGTATTTTTGCAAGAGGTCGCAAAAAAGCTAAATTTGAGCGAGGCCAAGCTAAATGAATTTTACTCCAAATTTGCTCCGCTAGAGGACGGCTTTTTGGTACCCGAAACCTACAAAGTACCGCTTGGCATAAACGAAGAGCAGCTAGCGGCGCATCTGGTAAATTTATCTAAAAAATCCCATGAAAAAACGGCGACTGAGCTACTCGGTAACTACGACGAAAAGCGCTGGAGCGAGTATCTCGTGACGGCCTCGGTCGTACAAAAAGAGGCTGCGAACGAGGATGAGATGCCCCTCGTCGCATCCGTCATCCAAAACCGCCTAAAAAAAGGCATGAAGCTGCAAATGGACGGCACGCTAAACTACGGGCTCCACTCGCACGAGACGGTTACGGCCGAGCGCATACGAAGCGATAAAAGCAAATTTAACACCTATCTAAACGAAGGTCTGCCGCCAAGCCCAGTCTGCACCGTGGGTCTAGCGGCGATACGTGCGGCGATAAGACCTGCGCAGAGCGAGTTTTTGTACTTTGTGCGAGATAAAAAGACGGGCAAGCATAAATTTAGCGCGACGTACGAGGAGCACGTGGGCGCGATAAACTCTCAAAAATAA
- a CDS encoding YhdP family protein yields the protein MKIISLIMKKIWRILIPAVLIFVIFIAVLKHGVKIENIDAGDFKIEQLYIKLDKKLILRAQNIEIPKQSAKDSSEAALLDLSKNIVWIDRLFDEILLERVKFLNSESMLFYKDDVFYLDSPFLAVSSNFKDTDDGVTANVYWLEFKDFNVSLSGVSKADLRRQIYDFNGTFSSHELNGNATVNLKKGELKYELSDINATSLRGFMDELGAKTGLDKEIKSWIYGYITADNYFVKSLRGKFNLGSQEPYLNELSAQGFSKNVKVKFHEKLPAATAEAVDVELKKGSLFFTLKNPKWQGKNLNGTNLEIYKIFEEKGAGLTLNLQTSAIYDKSINSILKAYDIEVPIKQLSGKTDGKLALDIKFDPLDVTAKGKFKINGGQTLIAGAKFNVGTADVELASKKLKISAKNTGMDFFSADAAVNLDLDKLAGDINGTINKLNLTFGKNEILKLGTVPFAAKLDFSGKDTKLDIASPAALGLKFGAQNEINLPGVKSLLPYSPLLKSLQISEGGVNIKTKDFENLSIEANDVKFETPLFKKDGSPYGADSFVIDVNAKGATGKSKSGELNFKISGGKTELFINELDLALNGDENLTDRENDIEFEAKDSKLILKDFNATLDLLAYSGQSTGGTVRFDAKPARGNFSLIKSDKKFEMSANDIRGEFINSIFNIKSFEGGSFKMRVLGGSTDDFKGEVRLIGATLKDYTFYNQLLTFLNSVPSLLVFKTPDFGADGYPVKFGKILFEKKGEILKFLAIELESSSADIGGHGTINLATKEIDVDLELKLLKDASSIIGKIPLVNQIVLGKDRTLSTVIKVRGTLQKPQYSTQILKDALLSPFKIIRNVLEAPFLIFE from the coding sequence ATGAAAATCATCTCGCTGATAATGAAGAAAATTTGGCGCATTTTGATCCCCGCGGTTTTGATATTCGTCATATTTATAGCCGTCCTAAAGCACGGCGTCAAGATAGAAAATATCGACGCGGGCGACTTTAAAATAGAGCAATTATATATAAAACTCGATAAAAAATTAATTTTACGCGCGCAAAATATAGAGATACCTAAACAAAGCGCCAAGGATAGCTCCGAGGCCGCGCTGCTAGATCTTTCCAAAAACATCGTCTGGATCGATAGGCTGTTTGACGAAATTTTACTCGAGCGCGTCAAATTTTTAAACAGCGAGTCGATGCTTTTTTATAAAGACGACGTTTTTTATCTGGATAGCCCGTTTTTAGCGGTTAGCTCAAATTTTAAAGACACCGACGACGGCGTAACGGCGAACGTTTATTGGCTCGAGTTTAAGGACTTTAACGTCTCTTTAAGCGGCGTTAGCAAGGCTGATTTGAGGCGTCAAATTTACGATTTTAACGGCACGTTTTCAAGCCACGAGCTAAACGGAAACGCTACCGTAAATCTCAAAAAAGGCGAGCTAAAATACGAGCTAAGCGACATAAACGCGACCAGCCTAAGGGGCTTTATGGACGAGCTGGGCGCAAAAACGGGGCTGGATAAAGAGATAAAAAGCTGGATCTACGGCTATATCACGGCGGATAACTACTTCGTAAAATCGCTTCGGGGTAAATTTAACCTAGGCTCGCAGGAGCCATATCTAAACGAGCTTAGCGCGCAGGGTTTTTCTAAGAACGTAAAAGTTAAATTTCACGAAAAGCTACCCGCCGCGACCGCCGAAGCAGTCGATGTCGAGCTAAAAAAGGGCTCGCTATTTTTCACGCTAAAAAACCCGAAATGGCAGGGCAAGAATCTAAACGGAACAAATCTTGAAATCTATAAAATTTTCGAGGAAAAAGGCGCGGGGCTCACGCTAAATCTGCAAACCTCGGCCATCTACGACAAAAGCATAAACTCCATACTAAAAGCCTACGACATCGAGGTTCCGATAAAGCAGCTAAGCGGTAAAACGGACGGCAAACTCGCGCTTGATATCAAATTTGATCCGCTTGACGTGACCGCAAAAGGCAAATTTAAGATTAACGGCGGGCAGACTCTGATCGCGGGGGCGAAATTTAACGTAGGAACCGCCGATGTGGAGCTGGCGAGTAAAAAGCTAAAAATAAGCGCGAAAAATACGGGGATGGATTTTTTTAGCGCGGATGCGGCGGTAAATCTTGATCTGGACAAGCTCGCAGGCGACATAAACGGCACGATAAATAAACTAAATTTGACCTTCGGCAAAAACGAAATTTTAAAGTTGGGCACGGTGCCGTTTGCGGCTAAGCTTGATTTTAGCGGCAAGGATACGAAACTAGACATCGCTTCGCCCGCCGCGCTGGGTTTAAAATTCGGCGCGCAAAACGAGATAAATTTGCCGGGTGTAAAGAGCCTACTGCCCTACTCGCCGCTGCTAAAAAGCCTACAAATCTCTGAAGGCGGCGTAAATATAAAAACCAAAGATTTTGAAAATCTTAGCATCGAAGCTAACGACGTTAAATTTGAAACTCCGCTGTTTAAAAAAGACGGCTCGCCATATGGTGCCGATAGCTTTGTGATCGACGTAAACGCCAAGGGCGCAACCGGCAAGAGCAAAAGCGGCGAGTTAAATTTCAAAATCTCGGGCGGCAAAACGGAGCTTTTTATAAACGAGCTTGATCTGGCGCTTAACGGCGACGAAAATCTAACCGACAGGGAAAATGACATCGAGTTTGAGGCCAAGGACTCAAAGCTGATTTTAAAAGATTTTAACGCGACTCTGGACCTGCTAGCTTATAGCGGCCAGAGCACGGGCGGGACGGTGAGATTTGACGCCAAGCCCGCTCGCGGCAACTTTTCGCTCATAAAATCGGACAAAAAATTTGAAATGTCGGCAAACGACATCAGAGGCGAGTTTATCAACTCGATTTTTAACATCAAAAGCTTTGAGGGCGGCAGCTTTAAAATGCGCGTTTTAGGCGGCAGCACCGATGATTTTAAGGGCGAAGTAAGGCTGATCGGCGCCACGTTAAAAGACTACACGTTTTACAATCAGCTTCTCACGTTTTTAAACTCCGTGCCCTCCCTGCTCGTGTTTAAGACGCCTGACTTCGGCGCGGACGGCTATCCGGTGAAATTCGGCAAAATTTTGTTTGAGAAAAAGGGAGAAATTTTAAAATTCCTAGCCATCGAGCTAGAGAGCTCAAGCGCGGATATCGGCGGCCACGGCACGATAAATCTCGCAACCAAAGAGATCGACGTGGATCTGGAGCTAAAACTGCTAAAGGACGCCAGCTCCATCATCGGCAAGATCCCGCTCGTAAATCAGATCGTGCTGGGCAAAGACCGCACTCTCTCGACCGTCATCAAAGTGCGCGGAACGCTGCAAAAGCCGCAGTACTCGACGCAAATCCTAAAAGACGCGCTGCTCTCGCCGTTTAAGATAATCAGAAACGTGCTCGAAGCGCCGTTTTTGATATTTGAGTAA
- a CDS encoding GDYXXLXY domain-containing protein: MKLKLIFTAAVFQILAVIAMLAYAYAPIYFGKDILIRTTVYDPRDMFRGDYVRLSYGFAGIYELDKRGLNLSKRRQLHGTEIYAVLKQDKDGKYKFDRYSFERPNGGTFLAGRVDYNTAKFGIEAFFMPPKKARQMERDMMEFNATAVISVMDNGKARIKDIVIEKPNAGESGGR; encoded by the coding sequence ATGAAACTAAAGCTGATTTTTACCGCGGCGGTATTTCAAATTTTGGCCGTGATAGCGATGCTTGCGTATGCGTATGCGCCGATATATTTTGGTAAAGATATCTTGATACGAACTACGGTTTACGATCCGCGCGATATGTTTCGTGGCGACTACGTGCGCCTTAGCTACGGCTTTGCCGGCATTTACGAGTTGGATAAACGGGGCTTAAATTTAAGCAAAAGACGGCAGCTGCACGGCACTGAAATTTACGCCGTTTTAAAGCAAGATAAAGACGGCAAGTATAAATTTGACAGATATAGCTTTGAGCGGCCTAACGGCGGGACGTTTTTAGCGGGTAGGGTTGATTACAATACCGCGAAATTCGGTATCGAAGCCTTTTTTATGCCGCCAAAAAAGGCGCGGCAAATGGAGCGAGATATGATGGAGTTTAACGCCACGGCCGTCATCAGCGTGATGGATAACGGCAAAGCTCGCATCAAAGATATCGTGATAGAAAAGCCAAATGCGGGCGAGTCCGGCGGGCGTTAA
- a CDS encoding DUF2157 domain-containing protein: MMIFHKNFLADELAKWREEGLISDEAARKIAARYDIDLSGANERRSFILKLVAYLFLALSLFTLVGANWEELPRAVRLIIVLGILAAVNFSGVLAQKNGKETQATTLFFLGNFCYGAAIVLVAQIYHLGEHMPSGVLLWAVGALALGLATRKSIITLQALVLGLVWFLMEFEFSGVSHGFLLFIVACAAVLWRDDSRLLTGALFASVFAYIVSFVLYERYFLADLRVDDAFYGVHFFALSYCLLAVCASFLFERAGKFELAFYLKTVGIVCGAGILCFDMSLYEDLHFSRPWPYGAQNYENVLNGVTFLKSVFGALFMAFCAASLGLAFYFKKYAAAIVGALLVALPFILDAFAGYEEGVFSLIGVCVAVALIKQNNMKFGIALIFWVAFVRYVDLVGDYVSASALFLVFALVVLGVSKISKKRSAR, translated from the coding sequence ATGATGATATTTCATAAAAATTTTCTCGCAGACGAGCTTGCGAAGTGGCGAGAAGAAGGGCTGATAAGCGACGAGGCGGCACGCAAGATAGCGGCTAGATACGATATAGATTTATCGGGCGCAAACGAGCGGCGAAGCTTTATACTAAAGCTCGTAGCGTATCTGTTTTTGGCGCTTTCTCTATTTACTTTGGTCGGCGCAAACTGGGAGGAGCTGCCGCGCGCCGTGAGGCTAATCATCGTGCTTGGCATACTGGCGGCGGTAAATTTTAGCGGAGTTTTGGCGCAGAAAAACGGCAAAGAGACGCAGGCTACGACGCTGTTTTTTCTGGGTAACTTTTGCTACGGCGCGGCGATCGTTTTAGTCGCGCAAATTTACCATCTAGGCGAGCATATGCCAAGCGGCGTGCTGCTGTGGGCGGTGGGAGCTTTGGCGCTTGGGCTTGCGACGCGTAAATCCATCATCACGCTACAGGCTCTTGTTTTGGGGCTTGTTTGGTTTTTGATGGAGTTTGAGTTTAGCGGCGTTTCGCACGGATTTTTGTTATTTATAGTGGCCTGCGCGGCGGTGCTTTGGCGCGACGATTCGCGGCTGCTGACGGGCGCGCTTTTTGCGAGCGTGTTTGCTTATATCGTCTCTTTCGTGCTTTACGAGAGGTATTTTCTAGCTGATTTGCGCGTGGACGACGCGTTCTACGGCGTTCATTTTTTTGCTCTTAGCTACTGCTTGCTCGCGGTTTGCGCTTCGTTTTTATTTGAGAGGGCGGGTAAATTTGAACTCGCTTTTTATCTCAAAACCGTCGGCATCGTCTGCGGCGCGGGTATCTTGTGCTTTGATATGTCGCTTTACGAGGACTTGCATTTTTCGCGTCCGTGGCCTTATGGCGCCCAGAACTACGAAAATGTTTTAAACGGCGTTACATTTTTAAAAAGCGTGTTTGGAGCGTTGTTTATGGCTTTTTGCGCGGCCTCTTTGGGACTTGCGTTTTACTTTAAAAAGTACGCCGCCGCAATAGTCGGAGCGCTTTTGGTTGCGCTGCCGTTTATCTTAGACGCGTTTGCGGGCTACGAGGAGGGCGTGTTTTCGCTCATCGGCGTTTGCGTCGCGGTCGCTCTTATCAAGCAAAATAATATGAAATTCGGCATAGCGCTTATCTTTTGGGTGGCGTTCGTGCGATATGTGGATCTAGTGGGCGATTACGTCAGTGCTAGCGCGCTATTTTTGGTATTTGCGCTGGTGGTGCTCGGCGTGTCTAAGATCTCTAAAAAAAGGAGCGCAAGATGA
- the nikR gene encoding nickel-responsive transcriptional regulator NikR — protein sequence MENIIRFSVSLPKQLLDELDSKISAQGYASRSEFTRDLIREKIVNDSWKDAEEELIGVLTLVYLHHQNDLVVKMIDIEHKANLNIVCTTHIHIDHNNCLETLILRGKAGIIEKFSEKIGGLKGVKFSKLTKAAVPRS from the coding sequence GTGGAAAACATCATAAGATTTAGCGTATCGTTGCCAAAACAGTTGTTAGACGAACTTGACAGCAAGATAAGCGCTCAAGGCTATGCTTCAAGAAGCGAATTTACTCGCGATCTGATTAGGGAAAAAATCGTAAATGACAGCTGGAAGGACGCGGAGGAGGAACTCATCGGCGTTTTGACACTTGTCTATCTGCATCACCAAAACGATCTCGTCGTAAAAATGATAGACATCGAACATAAGGCAAACTTAAATATCGTTTGCACGACCCACATCCACATAGATCACAACAATTGCCTAGAGACTCTGATACTGCGCGGAAAAGCCGGAATCATCGAGAAATTTTCAGAAAAAATAGGCGGACTAAAAGGCGTGAAATTTTCAAAGCTCACTAAAGCCGCCGTCCCGCGCTCGTAA
- a CDS encoding Kae1-like domain-containing protein, whose protein sequence is MLAGGVFQNKTLLENVILILKQKSKKYYINKYFSANDSSIAIGQIAFALIYIKVF, encoded by the coding sequence TTGCTCGCGGGCGGAGTTTTTCAAAATAAGACCCTGCTTGAAAATGTAATTCTAATTCTTAAGCAAAAAAGTAAGAAATATTACATAAATAAATATTTTTCTGCAAACGATTCTTCTATCGCAATCGGCCAAATCGCATTTGCGTTAATATATATTAAAGTTTTCTGA
- the fumC gene encoding class II fumarate hydratase, whose protein sequence is MQYRIEKDTMGEVKVPNEKYWGAQTQRSHENFEIGVGLETMPREVIEGFAYLKKACALVNRKLGRLDEPRTEAIAQACDEILNGKLDGNFPLVVWQTGSGTQSNMNLNEVVSNRAMEILGLNFRDKAALDAKDAKFVHPNDHVNKGQSSNDTYPTAMRIAFVQQLQKKLLPAIEKLEATLNKKTAEFAGIVKIGRTHLQDATPLTLGQEFSGYAHMLKASKAQILATMPFLEELAIGGTAVGTGLNSHPKFSEMVSDELNALTGTAFKFKSHPNKFHGLTSHDAEVFLSGALNGLAANLMKIANDVRWLASGPRCGIGEINIPENEPGSSIMPGKVNPTQCEAVTMVAAQVMGNHVAISIAASQGNFELNVFKPVLTYNLIQSIRLLSDAMNSFEKHCACGISANSAKIDKLLHESLMLVTALNPHIGYANAAKIAKTAHHNGTTLREEAIRSGILTAEEFDAWVVPEDMIAPKE, encoded by the coding sequence ATGCAGTATAGAATAGAAAAAGACACGATGGGCGAGGTAAAGGTTCCGAATGAAAAATATTGGGGTGCGCAAACGCAGCGCAGCCATGAAAATTTCGAGATCGGAGTAGGGCTGGAGACGATGCCAAGGGAGGTCATAGAGGGCTTTGCCTATCTAAAAAAGGCGTGCGCGCTGGTTAATCGCAAGCTGGGCCGTCTAGACGAACCTCGCACCGAGGCGATCGCGCAGGCGTGCGATGAAATTTTAAACGGCAAACTGGACGGAAATTTCCCTCTAGTCGTGTGGCAGACGGGCTCGGGCACGCAGTCGAATATGAATTTAAACGAGGTCGTTTCAAACCGCGCGATGGAGATTTTGGGGCTAAATTTCCGCGATAAGGCGGCACTGGACGCCAAAGACGCAAAATTCGTGCATCCAAACGATCACGTAAATAAAGGCCAGAGCTCAAACGACACCTATCCTACGGCGATGCGAATAGCCTTTGTGCAGCAGCTTCAAAAAAAGCTGCTGCCGGCGATAGAAAAACTTGAAGCGACGCTGAATAAAAAGACCGCCGAGTTTGCGGGAATCGTAAAGATCGGCCGCACTCACCTGCAAGACGCCACGCCGCTCACGCTCGGGCAGGAATTTAGCGGCTACGCGCACATGCTAAAGGCGAGCAAGGCGCAGATCCTAGCTACCATGCCGTTTTTAGAGGAGCTTGCCATCGGCGGCACCGCGGTGGGCACGGGGCTAAACTCGCACCCGAAATTTAGCGAGATGGTAAGCGACGAGCTAAACGCGCTAACGGGCACGGCGTTTAAATTTAAATCCCATCCGAATAAATTTCACGGCCTAACCAGCCACGATGCCGAGGTGTTTTTAAGCGGCGCGCTAAACGGCCTGGCGGCAAATTTGATGAAGATCGCAAACGACGTGCGCTGGCTGGCAAGCGGACCAAGATGCGGCATCGGCGAGATAAACATCCCCGAAAACGAGCCGGGAAGCTCGATAATGCCGGGCAAGGTAAATCCGACGCAGTGCGAAGCCGTCACGATGGTCGCCGCGCAGGTGATGGGCAACCACGTCGCGATCTCCATCGCCGCAAGCCAGGGCAACTTCGAGCTAAACGTCTTTAAGCCGGTGCTTACGTACAACCTCATCCAAAGCATCCGCCTGCTAAGCGACGCGATGAACAGCTTTGAGAAACACTGCGCGTGCGGCATCAGCGCAAACTCTGCGAAAATCGACAAACTGCTGCACGAGAGCCTAATGCTCGTAACCGCGCTAAATCCGCACATCGGCTACGCAAATGCCGCCAAGATCGCCAAAACTGCCCATCATAACGGTACGACGCTACGCGAAGAAGCGATAAGATCGGGTATACTAACCGCCGAGGAATTTGACGCGTGGGTGGTGCCCGAAGATATGATCGCGCCGAAGGAATAG